In one window of Pagrus major chromosome 12, Pma_NU_1.0 DNA:
- the LOC141005841 gene encoding uncharacterized protein, with protein MDWAFVLVLQIMIQPSLSVLFTVEAEKPRYESEFGRDVVMGCRFQPKLLNPHDNLKVTWQLITSGQAREVYRIDNGEEQSASQYPDYQGRVKLLTKELNNGWAKLQISRLRINDSATYQCLVKTGEGADYKKITLSVSAPYKTVTKHIQKAAEGNEVLLTCQSEGYPESSVRWQDAHLQGINATTTAVPTPDQLFKVTSEIRIRSSDRNNYTCIFKDGHSATFHIPDEMPVPPVKHDGFIVAFSIGVILIVIIVAVVMFRRRKGTSTPSTRNLLVDGRGGSVSAAVCLQVDKENEEELTISNEGCTEENLRAFVKAHYSDSSFSADARRRMEAFGTEELPQRLQNSKGQPVNLQALLPEVGDTLFLEGPQGSGKTFVAHILVSSWTEGPKHALSHILDLNTIQLLLYVDCSKVKRDLFQETTTQLSLTEKISTEDELRTVLSRSGEVLLLLDGYREGNQHFDESLNRFLSQKGGCRVLVTACPGDCPTFRDTIGKEKVLKLKTQTVKY; from the exons ATGGACTGggcatttgttttggttttgcaaaTCATGATTCAGCCGTCTCTTTCAG TCTTGTTCACTGTTGAGGCTGAGAAACCCAGGTACGAATCAGAGTTTGGGAGAGATGTTGTGATGGGCTGCAGGTTTCAGCCTAAACTGTTGAACCCTCATGACAACCTGAAGGTAACCTGGCAGTTGATCACCTCCGGCCAAGCTCGGGAAGTATACCGGATTGATAACGGGGAGGAGCAGTCCGCATCCCAGTATCCGGACTATCAGGGCCGAGTTAAGCTTCTCACCAAGGAGCTGAACAACGGCTGGGCCAAGTTGCAG ATCTCCAGACTCAGGATCAATGACTCTGCGACCTACCAGTGTTTGGTGAAgacaggagaaggagctgatTACAAAAAGATAACTTTGTCTGTATCAG CACCTTATAAAACAGTGactaaacacattcagaagGCTGCAGAGGGGAATGAGGTGCTGCTAACTTGCCAATCTGAGGGATACCCAGAGTCGTCTGTTAGGTGGCAGGATGCACACCTGCAAGGAATCAATGCCACCACCACTGCTGTACCCACACCAGACCAGCTTTTTAAAGTCACCAGTGAGATACGCATCCGATCGTCAGACAGAAACAACTACACGTGCATCTTTAAAGACGGCCACTCTGCAACATTTCATATTCCAG ATGAAATGCCTGTTCCTCCTGTAAAACATGATGGTTTCATCGTTGCATTCAGCATAGGAGTGATACTGATTGTCATCATCGTTGCAGTGGTCATGTTTAGACGACGAAAAG GCACCAGCACTCCCAGTACCAGGAACCTCTTGGTCGATGGTCGTGGTGGTTCTGTTTCTGCTGCCGTCT GTCTACAAGTAGATAAAGAAAATGAGGAAGAATTAACTATTTCTAATGAAG GCTGCACAGAGGAAAATCTGAGGGCGTTTGTGAAAGCTCATTACTCCGACTCCTCCTTCAGCGCGGATGCGAGACGTCGAATGGAAGCTTTCGGTACAGAGGAGTTGCCTCAAAGGTTGCAAAACAG TAAGGGCCAGCCTGTGAATCTTCAAGCTTTACTCCCGGAAGTTGGGGATACACTTTTTCTCGAGGGACCCCAAGGAAGCGGGAAGACATTTGTAGCCCACATCCTGGTCTCTTCCTGGACTGAAGGACCCAAACATGCCCTTTCTCACATCCTCGATCTCAACACCATCCAACTTCTCCTCTATGTTGACTGCAGCAAAGTGAAGCGTGACTTGTTTCAGGAAACAACAACTCAACTCTCACTCACGGAAAAGATATCAACAGAGGATGAGCTGAGGACTGTGTTAAGCAGATCTGGAGaggtcctgctgctgctggacggGTACAGAGAAGGGAACCAACATTTCGATGAGTCCCTAAATAGGTTTCTAAGTCAAAAAGGAGGATGCAGGGTCCTGGTCACGGCCTGCCCAGGGGACTGCCCCACATTCAGGGACACAATTGGGAAAGAAAAGGTGCTGAAACTCAAAACACAGACTGTGAAATACTGA